The following coding sequences lie in one Primulina huaijiensis isolate GDHJ02 chromosome 2, ASM1229523v2, whole genome shotgun sequence genomic window:
- the LOC140965460 gene encoding probable xyloglucan glycosyltransferase 12 yields the protein MAPSLYWWEKETHGGTPVVVKMEHPNNWSMVELESPSEEDFMYPNGAVSKGGRNKNAKQLTWVLLLKAHKAAGCLASIGAAFFSLVSIVRRRVSAGRTDSTDTSEAENPAVKSRFYTFIKVFLALSLIMLGFEMSAYFNGWHFGAPDLQLQYLYTLADPQKVKGVFDSVYSSWVLIRVEYLAPPLQFLINICILLFLIQSVDRLILCLGCFWIKLKDLKPIAKQGLADLESGDGDGYFPMVLVQIPMCNEKEVYQQSIAAVCSLDWPKGRLLIQILDDSDDPTTQLLIKDEVHKWQQNGANIIYRHRVIRDGYKAGNLKSAMGCSYVKDYEFVAIFDADFQPTTDFLQRTVPHFKDNEELGLVQARWSFVNKDENLLTRLQLINLAFHFEVEQQVNGLFLNFFGFNGTAGVWRIKALEESGGWLERTTVEDMDIAVRAHLHGWKFIFLNDVECQCELPESYEAYRKQQHRWHSGPMQLFRLCLPAIIQSKISIWKKANIIFLFFLLRKLILPFYSFTLFCIILPMTMFIPEATLPSWVVCYIPAAMSFLNILPAPKSFPFIVPYLLFENTMSVTKFNAMISGLFQLGSAYEWVVTKKSGRSSEGDLISMVEKEPKHQRGGSESNLEEMRVGKQQEKKKDSRKKKHNRIYTKELALAFLLLTASARSLLSAQGIHFYFLLFQGVSFLLVGLDLIGEQV from the exons ATGGCACCATCTTTGTATTGGTGGGAGAAGGAAACTCACGGGGGTACCCCTGTGGTAGTAAAAATGGAGCATCCAAACAATTGGTCAATGGTGGAGCTAGAATCCCCCTCGGAAGAAGATTTCATGTACCCAAACGGTGCTGTTTCAAAGGGCGGCCGCAACAAGAACGCTAAGCAGCTCACTTGGGTTCTTCTTCTAAAGGCCCACAAAGCAGCCGGCTGCCTCGCATCAATCGGCGCCGCATTCTTCTCCCTCGTCTCCATCGTCCGCCGGCGCGTCTCTGCCGGAAGGACTGACTCCACCGACACCTCGGAGGCCGAGAACCCCGCTGTCAAATCTAGATTCTATACTTTTATCAAAGTATTCCTTGCGCTATCTTTAATCATGCTTGGTTTTGAAATGTCTGCATATTTCAATGGGTGGCATTTCGGGGCTCCAGATCTTCAATTGCAGTATCTGTACACTTTAGCCGATCCTCAAAAAGTAAAGGGTGTGTTTGATTCAGTTTACTCCAGTTGGGTTTTGATCAGGGTTGAGTATCTTGCTCCACCGCTCCAGTTCTTGATCAATATCTGTATATTGCTCTTCCTTATCCAAAGCGTGGATAGGCTAATTCTTTGTTTGGGTTGCTTCTGGATCAAATTAAAGGATCTGAAACCAATTGCCAAACAAGGCCTTGCAGATCTTGAGTCTGGAGATGGAGATGGTTACTTCCCAATGGTCTTAGTTCAGATCCCAATGTGCAATGAAAAAGAG GTATACCAACAATCTATTGCTGCTGTGTGTAGTTTGGACTGGCCTAAAGGGAGattattaattcaaattttggatGATTCGGATGATCCAACGACTCAGTTGTTGATTAAAGACGAGGTTCATAAATGGCAGCAGAACGGTGCCAATATTATTTACAGACATAGGGTTATTAGGGATGGATACAAAGCTGGCAATCTGAAGTCTGCCATGGGTTGTAGCTATGTTAAGGACTATGAGTTTGTTGCTATTTTCGATGCCGATTTTCAGCCTACTAcggattttcttcaaagaactGTGCCTCATTTTAAG GACAACGAGGAACTGGGATTGGTTCAAGCGAGATGGTCATTCGTGAACAAGGATGAAAATCTACTGACAAGGTTGCAGCTCATTAATTTAGCTTTTCATTTTGAAGTGGAGCAGCAAGTCAATGGACTTTTTCTAAACTTTTTTGGGTTCAATGGCACGGCGGGTGTGTGGAGGATCAAGGCATTGGAAGAATCAGGCGGATGGTTGGAGAGGACCACAGTCGAGGACATGGATATTGCCGTTCGAGCCCATCTTCATGGTTGGAAATTCATTTTCCTTAATGATGTGGAG tGCCAATGTGAGTTACCAGAATCTTACGAAGCATACAGGAAGCAACAACATAGGTGGCATTCGGGGCCGATGCAGTTGTTCCGTCTCTGTTTGCCAGCCATTATTCAGTCAAAG ATCAGCATTTGGAAAAAAGCGAACATTATATTTCTCTTCTTCCTACTGCGAAAACTTATACTCCCATTTTACTCTTTTACACTTTTTTGCATCATTCTTCCGATGACCATGTTTATCCCAGAGGCAACACTTCCATCCTGGGTTGTTTGTTACATTCCGGCTGCCATGTCGTTTCTCAATATTCTACCTGCACCAAAATCGTTTCCCTTCATTGTACCTTACTTACTATTCGAGAACACAATGTCAGTAACCAAGTTCAATGCCATGATCTCTGGTCTTTTTCAACTTGGAAGTGCATACGAGTGGGTTGTCACCAAGAAATCCGGCCGTTCATCGGAGGGTGATCTCATATCCATGGTTGAAAAAGAACCGAAGCATCAGAGAGGAGGCTCGGAGTCAAATTTAGAAGAAATGAGAGTGGGAAAACAGCAAGAAAAGAAGAAGGATTCTCGTAAAAAGAAGCATAATCGGATATATACTAAGGAGTTGGCTCTAGCTTTCCTTCTATTGACAGCTTCAGCAAGAAGTCTATTATCTGCTCAAGGTATCCATTTTTATTTCTTGCTCTTTCAAGGCGTATCGTTTTTGCTCGTTGGGCTAGATTTGATCGGCGAACAAGTGTAG